The Miscanthus floridulus cultivar M001 chromosome 17, ASM1932011v1, whole genome shotgun sequence genome has a window encoding:
- the LOC136519099 gene encoding uncharacterized protein, whose protein sequence is MAGGRKREWLRKKMATAVAGTPAGAGGQQQSTRWALRVRALSAALRRRRHGHGAAAGLPRVDFLRRLYESVVFHLLWVIESAVVLATLCFFFLRFGFRL, encoded by the coding sequence ATGGCCGGCGGGAGGAAGCGGGAGTGGCTGCGGAAGAagatggcgacggcggtggccggGACAcccgcgggcgcgggcggccaGCAGCAGTCGACGCGGTGGGCGCTGCGCGTCCGCGCGCTGTCCGCCGCGCTGCGCCGGCGGAGGCACGGGCACGGGGCCGCCGCCGGCCTCCCGCGCGTCGACTTCCTTCGCCGCCTGTACGAGAGCGTCGTCTTCCACCTGCTGTGGGTGATCGAGTCCGCCGTCGTCCTGGCCACGCTCTGCTTCTTCTTCCTGCGCTTCGGCTTCCGCCTGTGA
- the LOC136516132 gene encoding uncharacterized protein, translating into PDFDDLDGGGGGNLFIMDRRVAKPEPEGVSGGGGFQFEALVYRKPNYSGFLSKTWHRELVPPPPPYVHGGGAGHSCLEINSYAVVKAGSQICVSVVGNGTYCLDAASDTGTYCIVTNTATYCKDDAWSESNTDLSAMDSQSQPQVLDSWKELETPKGWQQVQDPQLVSLGSRRFCIARFFHRMDDYQNVTVLTGVEAVPRYVNVLPGTVDLRMVKHKSLCHKSGCGEDTITAVFLNS; encoded by the exons CCTGATTTCGATGacctcgacggcggcggcggcggcaaccttTTCATCATGGACAGGAGGGTTGCCAAGCCAGAGCCCGAGGgtgtcagcggcggcggcggctttcaGTTCGAGGCCTTGGTCTACCGCAAGCCGAACTACTCTGGGTTCCTGTCCAAGACCTGGCACCGCGAGCtggtcccgccgccgccgccatacgTCCATGGTGGCGGTGCCGGTCACAGCTGCCTAGAAATCAACTCCTACGCTGTTGTCAAAGCGGGCTCTCAGATCTGCGTATCCGTAGTCGGTAACGGCACCTACTGCTTGGACGCGGCGAGCGACACCGGCACCTACTGCATCGTAACGAACACCGCCACCTACTGCAAGGACGACGCGTGGAGTGAA TCTAACACTGACCTCTCTGCCATGGATTCCCAGTCCCAGCCACAGGTGCTGGACTCTTGGAAGGAGCTTGAGACGCCCAAGGGATGGCAGCAGGTACAAGACCCTCAGCTTGTTAGCCTTGGCTCTCGCAGGTTCTGCATCGCGAGGTTCTTTC aCCGCATGGATGATTACCAGAATGTTACTGTCCTGACTGGTGTCGAGGCTGTCCCAAGGTATGTTAATGTCTTGCCTGGCACAGTGGATCTTCGAATGGTCAAGCACAAATCACTATGTCACAAGTCGGGATGTGGCGAGGACACCATCACCGCGGTTTTTCTGAATAGTTGA